The following are from one region of the Gossypium hirsutum isolate 1008001.06 chromosome D03, Gossypium_hirsutum_v2.1, whole genome shotgun sequence genome:
- the LOC107919160 gene encoding uncharacterized protein, whose product MNTDTDKYMFFSLLLLRSLSTHNLEFLHNPVSLFVLFNAMLISVTFASHKQSTNEVDGEFTYLGSSCEVGASFDDTQQCADMVDVCRDDTGCSDGYYEDDDSDSDDNDGWFAEEGDYSDDLQRRIEDFIAKVNNGWREEWLNEKDDPITEWSESS is encoded by the exons ATGAATACAGACACAGACAAATATATGTTCT TTTCCCTTTTGTTGTTGAGATCTTTGTCTACCCACAATCTCGAGTTCTTGCATAATCCGGTTTCTTTGTTCGTGTTGTTTAACGCCATGCTTATATCTGTAACTTTTGCGAGTCATAAACAATCTACGAATGAAGTTGATGGAGAATTCACGTATTTGGGCTCGTCATGTGAAGTGGGGGCTTCCTTTGATGATACTCAACAGTGTGCAGATATGGTTGATGTATGCAGAGATGATACCGGTTGTTCCGACGGCTATTATGAAGATGATGATAGTGACAGTGATGACAATGATGGTTGGTTTGCTGAAGAAGGAGACTACAGTGATGATTTGCAGCGAAGAATCGAAGACTTCATAGCTAAGGTCAATAATGGATGGAGGGAAGAATGgttaaatgaaaaagatgatcCGATAACTGAATGGTCTGAGTCGAGTTAA
- the LOC107920687 gene encoding AT-hook motif nuclear-localized protein 1, producing MESREIVTTNTATGGVKVVGSDAPSDYHIAPRSENPTQNPTPGSAPPSQPQPQSAAQPVPPPVSVVGMPLKKKRGRPRKYGPDGSVTMALSPKPISTAAPPPVIDFSAAKRGKVKSPTPVSKAKFEVENIGEWVSCSVGANFTPHIITVNAGEDVTMKIISFSQQGPRAICILSANGVISSVTLRQPDSSGGTLTYEGRFEILSLSGSFMPNDTGGTRSRSGGMSVSLASPDGRVVGGGVAGLLVAAGPVQVVVGSFLAGNQHEQNPKKQKFEPVSAATVMAAIPISCADPKSNVSTSFRGNNDTWPTMPSDTTNKPADINVSLPGI from the exons ATGGAGTCAAGAGAAATTGTAACTACAAATACTGCAACTGGTGGAGTTAAGGTGGTAGGATCCGATGCTCCATCGGATTATCATATAGCTCCAAGGTCCGAAAACCCGACCCAAAACCCAACTCCCGGATCCGCTCCACCGTCGCAGCCTCAACCACAGTCTGCAGCTCAACCCGTCCCACCACCGGTTTCGGTGGTGGGGATGCCGTTGAAGAAAAAAAGAGGAAGGCCAAGAAAATATGGACCGGACGGTTCAGTCACTATGGCACTCTCTCCAAAACCCATATCAACGGCAGCTCCGCCTCCGGTTATAGACTTCTCAGCCGCGAAAAGAGGAAAAGTGAAGTCTCCGACGCCGGTTTCAAAAGCTAAGTTCGAGGTGGAAAATATAG GGGAATGGGTTTCATGCTCTGTTGGGGCTAATTTTACGCCGCATATCATCACAGTTAATGCCGGTGAG GATGTCACGATGAAGATTATTTCGTTTTCTCAACAAGGGCCTCGAGCTATATGCATTCTTTCTGCAAACGGGGTGATCTCGAGTGTCACTCTTCGTCAACCTGATTCTTCCGGGGGTACATTGACATATGAG GGTCGTTTCGAGATACTGTCCTTATCCGGTTCTTTCATGCCAAATGACACTGGTGGAACAAGAAGCCGATCCGGTGGAATGAGTGTTTCATTAGCAAGTCCAGACGGGCGTGTTGTAGGCGGTGGAGTTGCCGGTCTCCTAGTTGCTGCTGGCCCCGTGCAG GTCGTAGTAGGCAGTTTCCTTGCAGGGAACCAACACGAACAGAACCCCAAGAAACAGAAATTTGAACCCGTATCTGCTGCCACAGTGATGGCCGCTATTCCCATTTCTTGTGCTGACCCAAAATCAAACGTCTCCACATCCTTCCGCGGCAACAACGATACTTGGCCTACCATGCCATCAGATACAACGAATAAGCCTGCTGACATTAACGTATCGTTGCCCGGAATCTAA
- the LOC107920329 gene encoding ACT domain-containing protein ACR8, producing MEWHACLDEYEKLVRRMSTPRVVIDNGVCPSATLVKVDSARRHGILLDAVQVLTDLNLSIKKAYISSDGQWFMDVFHVTDLNGNKLTDESVISYIEQSIETTHCDRSHGFNGLTALELTGTDRIGLLSEVFAVLADLQCDVVDAKVWTHNGRIASLIFVKDCNSGSPIEDSQQIDKIEARLRNVLKGDNDIRSAKTTVSMAVTHTERRLHQMMFADRDYERKPILEHKSELSAVTVQNWVERGYSVVNVQCKDRTKLLFDVVCTLTDMQYVVFHATIKTSGDKAYLEFYIRHRDGILVSSEPERHRLIQCLQAAVERRASEGVRLELCTSDRQCLLADVTRTFRENGLNVTRAEISTTSDVALNVFYVTDATGNLADPKTIEAVRQKIGLGNLKVKELPSVYHEKAEPEEQQAVGVGGAVLLSLGSLVRRNLYNLGLIKSYS from the exons ATGGAGTGGCATGCCTGTCTTGATGAATATGAAAAGCTTGTTAGAAGGATGAGTACACCCAG GGTTGTGATCGACAATGGTGTTTGCCCCAGTGCGACTCTGGTCAAG gTTGATAGTGCTAGAAGACATGGAATTTTGCTGGATGCTGTTCAAGTTTTAACGGATCTGAATCTTTCAATTAAAAAGGCTTATATTTCATCTGATGGACAGTGGTTTATGGATG TTTTTCATGTGACTGATTTGAATGGAAACAAATTAACGGATGAGAGTGTTATTAGCTACATTGAACAG TCCATTGAGACCACTCATTGTGATAGAAGCCATGGATTTAATGGTTTAACAGCCTTGGAATTAACCGGAACCGATAGAATCGGTCTTTTATCTGAAGTATTCGCGGTTTTAGCCGACTTGCAATGCGATGTGGTTGATGCTAAAGTATGGACTCATAACGGTCGAATTGCATCTTTGATTTTCGTTAAAGACTGTAATTCAGGGTCGCCAATCGAAGACTCGCAACAAATCGACAAAATTGAAGCACGTTTAAGGAATGTTTTGAAAGGAGATAACGATATTCGTAGCGCGAAAACCACGGTTTCTATGGCCGTAACTCATACCGAAAGAAGGTTGCATCAAATGATGTTCGCAGATCGTGATTACGAACGGAAACCGATTTTGGAACATAAGTCGGAGTTGTCGGCTGTCACCGTGCAAAACTGGGTGGAAAGGGGTTATTCTGTTGTGAATGTTCAATGCAAGGACCGAACTAAACTCCTGTTTGATGTTGTTTGCACATTGACAGATATGCAATATGTTGTGTTTCATGCCACTATCAAAACATCAGGCGATAAAGCATATTTG GAATTTTATATTAGGCACAGAGACGGAATACTGGTTAGTTCAGAACCCGAACGACATCGTTTAATCCAATGTTTACAAGCTGCAGTCGAAAGAAGAGCATCCGAG GGTGTAAGGCTCGAGTTATGCACATCGGATAGACAATGTTTATTAGCCGACGTAACTAGAACGTTCAGAGAAAATGGTCTTAACGTGACGAGAGCTGAGATATCAACCACGAGCGATGTAGCTCTAAATGTTTTTTATGTAACCGACGCAACGGGAAACCTAGCCGATCCCAAAACCATCGAAGCAGTACGACAAAAGATCGGTTTAGGTAACTTAAAGGTCAAGGAACTACCTTCGGTTTACCATGAAAAAGCCGAACCCGAAGAGCAACAAGCTGTTGGGGTCGGTGGGGCGGTATTGTTATCACTTGGTAGCCTAGTGAGAAGGAATCTATACAACTTGGGGTTGATTAAATCCTATTCTTGA